A genomic segment from Peromyscus eremicus unplaced genomic scaffold, PerEre_H2_v1 PerEre#2#unplaced_110, whole genome shotgun sequence encodes:
- the LOC131901558 gene encoding non-histone chromosomal protein HMG-14-like has product MPKRKVSADGAAKAEPKRRSARLSAKPAPAKVDAKPKKAAGKDKPSDKKVQTKRKRGAKGKQAEVADQQTTDVPAENGEAENQSPASEVEEKEAKSD; this is encoded by the coding sequence ATGCCCAAGAGAAAGGTTAGCGCAGATGGAGCGGCGAAGGCGGAGCCCAAGCGGCGCTCCGCGAGGCTGTCGGCCAAGCCCGCCCCTGCCAAGGTGGACGCGAAGCCGAAGAAGGCCGCGGGAAAGGATAAACCGTCAGACAAAAAAGTGCAAACCAAAAGGAAGAGGGGAGCAAAGGGCAAACAGGCTGAGGTGGCTGACCAGCAGACCACAGACGTGCCTGCAGAaaatggagaggctgagaaccagaGTCCAGCCTCTGAAGtcgaagagaaagaagccaagtccGACTAA